In Geobacillus kaustophilus, a genomic segment contains:
- a CDS encoding MBL fold metallo-hydrolase, with the protein MAQPLDLGRRISLIDLYDLRMPQRTGTYVLHEENLAIVETGPSPSVPHLLAGLKALHIDPAEIRYIIVTHIHLDHAGGVGLLLQHCPNATVVVHPKGKRHLADPSRLIAGAKAVYGAQFEALFDPIVPVPEERLIVKEDGETLELSAERTLVFYDTPGHANHHFSIYDSYSRGVFTGDTIGVFYPQLQEAGLTFCLPSTSPNQFDPEAMEQSAARLEELRPERIYFGHFGMLDDPQEAFRQLRLWLPKFVAAGKEAVDRHPEAPAAEQAKMAAHRLRGEVMAFLDDHGAPSSSSAHAAIELDLQVCAMGLIDYWHKQR; encoded by the coding sequence ATGGCACAGCCGCTTGATCTCGGCCGCCGCATTTCACTCATCGATTTGTATGATTTGCGCATGCCGCAGCGCACCGGTACATACGTGCTTCACGAAGAGAACTTGGCGATCGTGGAAACAGGGCCAAGCCCGTCGGTGCCGCATTTGCTTGCTGGATTGAAAGCGCTTCATATCGATCCGGCCGAGATTCGCTATATCATCGTCACCCATATTCATTTGGACCATGCGGGCGGCGTTGGGCTGCTTCTTCAGCATTGCCCGAATGCAACGGTCGTCGTCCATCCAAAAGGAAAGCGGCATTTGGCCGATCCGTCGCGGCTCATTGCCGGGGCGAAGGCGGTGTACGGCGCGCAGTTTGAAGCGCTGTTTGACCCGATCGTTCCGGTGCCGGAAGAGCGTCTCATCGTGAAAGAGGACGGGGAAACGCTGGAGCTGAGTGCGGAGCGGACGCTCGTGTTTTATGATACGCCGGGGCATGCCAACCACCATTTCTCCATTTACGATTCGTACAGCCGCGGCGTGTTCACTGGCGATACGATCGGCGTTTTTTATCCGCAGCTGCAAGAAGCGGGGCTTACGTTTTGCCTTCCTTCAACATCTCCGAACCAATTTGATCCCGAGGCAATGGAGCAGTCGGCGGCAAGGCTTGAGGAGCTGAGACCGGAACGCATTTATTTTGGCCATTTCGGCATGCTGGATGACCCACAGGAGGCATTTCGCCAGCTTCGCCTTTGGCTGCCGAAGTTCGTGGCGGCGGGAAAAGAAGCGGTCGACCGTCATCCAGAAGCGCCGGCTGCCGAGCAGGCGAAAATGGCAGCGCACCGGTTGCGCGGCGAAGTGATGGCGTTTCTTGATGATCATGGCGCTCCATCTTCGTCGTCCGCGCATGCGGCGATCGAGCTTGATTTGCAAGTGTGCGCGATGGGATTGATCGATTATTGGCATAAACAGCGGTGA
- a CDS encoding transporter suffix domain-containing protein, translated as MRRIGIVLIIASFVVWLIPPIVPFLPFSAAVKALIATVAIVAAKIMFWIGALLVGKEAAAKLKKYWNPKHWRIKRWLSDQTNDGEQFQDGSR; from the coding sequence ATGCGCCGCATCGGCATCGTGCTCATCATCGCATCCTTCGTTGTTTGGCTGATCCCTCCCATCGTCCCTTTTCTGCCGTTTTCGGCCGCGGTCAAAGCTTTGATCGCTACAGTTGCCATTGTGGCGGCGAAAATCATGTTTTGGATTGGGGCGTTGTTGGTGGGAAAGGAAGCGGCCGCGAAGCTAAAGAAGTATTGGAATCCGAAACATTGGCGAATAAAACGGTGGTTGTCGGATCAAACCAATGATGGCGAACAATTCCAAGACGGATCGCGATAG